TGGGCCGTGTTGGAACCAACATCAGTATTACTAGCCTAATGTTGCAAAAAGTAGACCGCCTTCTACCCTCAAACTGGATAAGGGCTAGGGGCCTCCTTCTATGCCACTCCTGGACTGCTGTTTGCCATCTCCATCTTGGCAGGTGGCCAGGCCTTCAATCAGAGAGAAGTTATCATGGACTTTGGGGACACAGATGGCACCCCCACTGTGTCTTCTGGGACCATGATCTCTTCCCCAGAAGAGATCCCCAAGGGGGGCTGGTCAGATGAAGGGTGCCAGGTCCAGGCAGCCAGTACCAGCCCCACCACTCAGTGCATCTGTCGGCACCTCACTGCCTTTTCCAACCTCATGTCCCAGTACACTGTTCCAGAAAACCCCACACTGGAGCTGCTGACCCAGGTGGGCTTGGGAGCCTCCATTTGGGCACTGCTTGCGTGCCTGGGTGTGTACAGGCTGGTATGGAGAGTTGTGGTCCGGAACAAAGTTGCCTACCTACTTCACGTGGCCCTGCTCAACGTGGTGCTCTGCCTGCTGGCTGCAGACACCTGCTTCCTGGGAAGCCCACTGCTACCTCCAGGGCCCCAAAGCTCACTCTACCTGGCCACTTTTTTCTGGATGCTGGCTCAGGTCCGGATGTGGCCCACCAGCTGCTCTGTCTTCCATCAGTTGTCCAAGCACAGGGTGCTCTCCCTGATGGTGGTACTCGGCTACCTGTGCCCCATCGGGTTTGCGGGTATTGCCTTGGGCCTTTACCTACCCTGAGGGCAATACCTGGGGGAGGGGGCATGCTGgctgaagggaggggaggggcactcTACATCTTCGTGGGGCCACTGCTGGCTATTGTGGGTGTCAACGGGCTGGTACTATGGCTGTGCTGAAGTTGCTGAGATGATCGTTGTCAGAAGGGCCCCAGGTGGAAAAGCGCCATGCTCTTCTGGGGGTGATCAAAGCCCTGCTCATTCTCACACCCATCTTCAGCCTcacctgggggctggggctgcctACTTTGTTAGAAGTCTCCGTAGTCCCTCACTACACCTTCACGATTCTTAACACCTCCCAGGTGGGTCAAAACGTGGTGGCTGTGCTTTCCGCCCTTTTAGATGGTCTAAGTCTCTGCCAGTCCCTTCTCAGGGAGGCATGGTGGTGGAGCAGAAACATAC
This genomic interval from Manis javanica isolate MJ-LG chromosome 1, MJ_LKY, whole genome shotgun sequence contains the following:
- the LOC140844168 gene encoding adhesion G-protein coupled receptor F3-like, which gives rise to MDFGDTDGTPTVSSGTMISSPEEIPKGGWSDEGCQVQAASTSPTTQCICRHLTAFSNLMSQYTVPENPTLELLTQVGLGASIWALLACLGVYRLVWRVVVRNKVAYLLHVALLNVVLCLLAADTCFLGSPLLPPGPQSSLYLATFFWMLAQVRMWPTSCSVFHQLSKHRVLSLMVVLGYLCPIGFAGIALGLYLP